One window of the Microvirga mediterraneensis genome contains the following:
- a CDS encoding FtsK/SpoIIIE family DNA translocase, translating to MRAARRSSSAYDGLFSAFRAFLARRAQELTGLCLIAVAGAVAVALATWSVDDPSLNNATALPVRNLLGWPGAIVADLLMQLLGLGAIAAVLPLALWGWRLMKSGDLGRLQLRLALWVIGAGAATALASAMPPTQSWPLPTGLGGVVGDAILAGAKAITGLSSGSASAVLGFLFAGLAIFSLTAACGLGPDEGRHHEEPEEIEEPQPLRRRKIQDWDEAEEIGHDEPGWGIVSLGALAHGVMSLRATARRWKEGRRSAHEDEYFEEAPAQPKRPSRQPGLRREPVLDGAPARPRPAPASVPMHDEDEAGWDDDGPAPPSPRPASRPEPAPTRVGPAHAAPKPGKRMAREAQPSLLDEEHYQLPQLNLLAEPKRPSVPTISAEALEQNAALLEGTLEDFGVRGAITKVNPGPVVTLYELEPAPGTKSSRVISLADDIARSMSAVSARVAVVQGRNAIGIELPNHKRETVYLRELLASQDFETSKQKLALCLGKTIGGEPVIADLARMPHLLVAGTTGSGKSVAINTMILSLVYRLSPAECRLIMVDPKMLELSVYDGIPHLLTPVVTDPKKAVVALKWAVREMEDRYRKMSKLGVRNIDGFNARVVEAKARGETITRTVQTGFDRETGEAIYEDEVMDLDPLPYIVVIVDEMADLMMVAGKEIEGAIQRLAQMARAAGIHVILATQRPSVDVITGTIKANFPTRISFQVTSKIDSRTILGEMGAEQLLGQGDMLYMAGGGRITRVHGPFCSDEEVEKVVAHLKRQGRPQYLEAVTAEEDEGGAAGADTPVFDQGEFGAPGGDLYDQAVAVVLRDKKASTSYIQRRLQIGYNRAASLMERMENEGIVGPANHAGKREILLETPGMGDD from the coding sequence ATGCGTGCGGCCCGCCGTTCTTCTTCCGCCTATGATGGCCTCTTCAGCGCCTTCCGGGCCTTCCTCGCCCGCCGGGCGCAGGAGCTGACGGGCCTGTGCCTGATCGCCGTCGCCGGCGCGGTCGCGGTGGCGCTCGCCACCTGGTCGGTGGACGATCCGAGCCTCAACAACGCCACCGCCCTGCCCGTCCGCAACCTCCTCGGCTGGCCCGGCGCCATCGTGGCCGACCTGCTGATGCAGCTCTTGGGCCTGGGGGCCATCGCGGCCGTGCTGCCCCTGGCGCTCTGGGGTTGGCGCCTCATGAAATCCGGCGATCTCGGCCGCCTGCAGCTGCGCCTGGCCCTTTGGGTCATCGGCGCGGGCGCCGCGACGGCCCTGGCCAGCGCCATGCCTCCCACCCAGAGCTGGCCCCTGCCGACGGGCCTGGGCGGCGTGGTCGGCGATGCGATCCTCGCCGGGGCGAAGGCCATCACGGGCCTCTCCAGCGGCTCGGCCAGCGCGGTCCTGGGCTTCCTGTTCGCAGGCCTCGCGATCTTCAGCCTCACGGCCGCCTGCGGGCTCGGGCCGGACGAGGGACGGCATCACGAGGAGCCGGAGGAGATCGAGGAGCCGCAGCCCCTCAGGCGGCGCAAGATCCAGGATTGGGACGAGGCGGAGGAAATCGGCCACGATGAGCCGGGCTGGGGCATCGTGTCCCTGGGGGCCCTGGCTCATGGCGTCATGAGCCTGCGCGCCACCGCGCGACGCTGGAAGGAAGGCCGCCGCTCCGCTCACGAAGACGAATATTTCGAGGAGGCGCCCGCGCAGCCGAAGCGCCCGTCCCGCCAGCCCGGATTGCGGCGCGAGCCGGTACTCGACGGTGCTCCTGCGCGCCCGAGGCCCGCGCCGGCCTCCGTACCGATGCATGACGAGGACGAGGCCGGCTGGGATGACGACGGGCCCGCTCCGCCCTCCCCGCGTCCGGCGTCCCGACCCGAACCGGCGCCCACGCGCGTCGGACCGGCCCATGCCGCGCCCAAGCCCGGCAAGCGCATGGCCCGCGAGGCGCAGCCTTCCCTCCTGGACGAGGAACATTACCAGCTGCCGCAGCTCAACCTGCTCGCCGAACCGAAGCGGCCATCGGTCCCCACGATCTCGGCCGAGGCCCTGGAGCAGAACGCCGCCCTGCTCGAAGGGACGCTGGAGGATTTCGGCGTGCGCGGCGCCATCACGAAGGTCAATCCCGGCCCTGTAGTGACGTTGTATGAGCTTGAGCCTGCGCCTGGGACGAAGTCGTCGCGGGTGATCTCGCTGGCGGACGACATCGCGCGCTCGATGAGCGCGGTCTCGGCGCGCGTGGCGGTGGTGCAGGGCCGCAACGCGATCGGCATCGAGCTGCCCAACCACAAGCGCGAGACCGTGTACCTGCGCGAGCTGCTCGCCAGCCAGGATTTCGAGACCTCGAAGCAGAAGCTGGCGCTGTGCCTGGGCAAGACCATCGGCGGCGAGCCGGTGATCGCCGATCTCGCCCGCATGCCCCACCTCTTGGTGGCCGGCACCACCGGCTCGGGCAAGTCGGTGGCGATCAACACCATGATCCTGTCGCTGGTCTACCGGCTCTCGCCGGCCGAGTGCCGCCTGATCATGGTCGACCCGAAGATGCTCGAGCTGTCGGTCTATGACGGCATCCCGCACCTGCTCACCCCGGTGGTCACCGACCCGAAGAAGGCGGTCGTGGCGCTCAAATGGGCGGTGCGCGAGATGGAGGACCGCTACCGCAAGATGTCCAAGCTCGGCGTGCGCAACATCGACGGCTTCAACGCCCGAGTGGTCGAGGCCAAGGCCCGGGGCGAGACCATCACCCGCACGGTGCAGACCGGCTTCGACCGCGAGACCGGCGAGGCGATCTACGAGGACGAGGTGATGGATCTCGATCCCTTGCCCTACATCGTGGTGATCGTCGACGAGATGGCCGACCTGATGATGGTGGCCGGCAAGGAGATCGAGGGCGCGATCCAGCGCCTAGCCCAGATGGCGCGCGCCGCCGGCATCCACGTGATCCTGGCCACCCAGCGCCCGTCGGTGGACGTGATCACCGGCACGATCAAGGCGAACTTCCCGACAAGGATCTCGTTCCAGGTGACCTCGAAGATCGACAGCCGCACGATCTTAGGGGAAATGGGCGCCGAGCAGCTCCTGGGCCAGGGCGACATGCTGTACATGGCCGGCGGCGGGCGGATCACGCGCGTGCACGGGCCGTTCTGCTCGGACGAGGAGGTCGAGAAGGTGGTGGCGCACCTCAAGCGCCAGGGCCGGCCGCAATATCTCGAGGCGGTCACGGCCGAGGAGGACGAGGGCGGGGCCGCGGGCGCCGACACGCCGGTGTTCGACCAGGGCGAGTTCGGGGCGCCGGGCGGCGACCTGTACGACCAGGCGGTGGCGGTGGTGCTGCGCGACAAGAAGGCCTCGACCAGCTACATCCAGCGCCGGCTCCAGATCGGCTACAACCGCGCCGCCTCGCTCATGGAGCGCATGGAGAACGAGGGCATCGTCGGACCCGCCAACCACGCCGGGAAACGCGAAATTCTGCTTGAAACGCCCGGGATGGGAGACGATTAA
- a CDS encoding outer-membrane lipoprotein carrier protein LolA: MRAIPLAGLVTALFAGTLPAVAQTLPIDMILAPTRPAAAQAFGPSLQQLPTATFRHAHPAVAEIQPSRPVIPRPANAEQVLAVTAPLPPSRPALTDIQRASEAEPLAIAPKPVMAAAVEPVALQQPLSNSAVVERANAYFTNLTTLVADFTQVGGDGRRQGGTLYLQRPGKVRFEYDPPATLQVIADGRSVAVRDRKLATQDLYSISQTPLKFLLREQVNLGRDIRIIGITNDGDSIRIGLEDSSTLGGTSRITLYFDPQVENLNQWRIIDAQGFQTVVVLNKAERDRRIDQDLFKIQYEAIVGGNK; the protein is encoded by the coding sequence ATGCGTGCCATCCCCCTTGCCGGCTTGGTAACGGCCCTCTTCGCGGGCACCCTGCCGGCCGTGGCCCAGACGCTTCCGATCGACATGATCCTGGCCCCGACCCGTCCGGCGGCGGCCCAGGCCTTCGGCCCGTCCCTCCAGCAGCTGCCGACAGCGACCTTCCGCCACGCGCATCCTGCGGTCGCCGAGATCCAGCCGTCCCGGCCCGTGATCCCGAGACCCGCCAATGCGGAGCAGGTCCTGGCCGTGACGGCGCCGCTGCCGCCGAGCCGCCCGGCCCTGACGGACATCCAGCGGGCCTCGGAAGCAGAGCCTCTGGCCATCGCGCCGAAGCCCGTCATGGCCGCGGCCGTGGAGCCCGTGGCCCTGCAGCAGCCCCTGTCGAACAGCGCCGTGGTGGAACGGGCCAATGCCTATTTCACGAACCTGACCACCCTGGTGGCCGATTTCACCCAAGTGGGCGGTGACGGGCGGCGGCAAGGGGGCACCCTCTACCTCCAGCGTCCCGGCAAGGTGCGGTTCGAATACGATCCGCCCGCCACCCTCCAGGTGATCGCCGACGGGCGCTCGGTCGCCGTGCGCGACCGCAAGCTCGCCACCCAGGACCTCTATTCGATCTCCCAGACCCCGTTGAAATTCCTCCTGCGCGAGCAGGTCAATCTCGGCCGGGACATCCGGATCATCGGCATCACCAACGACGGCGATTCGATCCGCATCGGCCTGGAGGATTCCTCAACCCTGGGCGGCACCTCGCGCATCACCCTCTATTTCGATCCCCAGGTGGAAAACCTGAACCAGTGGCGCATCATCGACGCGCAGGGGTTCCAGACCGTGGTTGTGCTGAACAAGGCCGAGCGCGACCGCCGGATCGACCAGGACCTGTTCAAGATCCAGTACGAAGCGATCGTCGGCGGGAACAAGTAA
- a CDS encoding SCO family protein: MTIKRLLVPLLVFTAGLLVLVVTAGLLLFPSQQQQSAGKVPIGGPFKLTSHEGKPFTQDNLKGKPFVVFFGFTHCPEVCPTTLYDLTQDMAALGKDADRLQAVFITVDPARDTPELMKTYLSSFDPRIVGLSGTEEEIAAAARAYKIYYRKVPTEGQDYTMDHSATLFLMDSKGEFYGTSNFQEPEETRRAKLRQLIKNGENLIAVIPGHRRRTRKDA; the protein is encoded by the coding sequence ATGACCATCAAACGCCTCCTCGTGCCGCTCCTGGTCTTCACCGCCGGCCTCCTGGTGCTGGTCGTGACGGCGGGCCTGCTGCTGTTCCCCTCGCAACAGCAGCAGAGCGCCGGCAAGGTGCCCATCGGCGGCCCGTTCAAGCTCACCAGCCATGAGGGGAAGCCGTTCACGCAGGACAACCTGAAGGGCAAGCCCTTCGTGGTCTTCTTCGGCTTCACCCATTGCCCGGAAGTCTGCCCGACCACCCTCTACGACCTGACCCAGGACATGGCGGCCCTGGGCAAGGATGCGGACCGGCTCCAGGCCGTCTTCATCACGGTGGATCCCGCACGCGACACGCCGGAGCTGATGAAGACCTATCTCTCCTCCTTCGACCCGCGCATCGTCGGCCTGTCGGGAACCGAGGAGGAGATCGCCGCGGCGGCGCGCGCCTACAAGATCTACTACCGCAAGGTGCCGACCGAGGGACAGGACTACACCATGGACCACTCGGCGACCCTGTTCCTGATGGACAGCAAGGGCGAGTTCTACGGCACGTCCAACTTCCAGGAGCCGGAGGAGACCCGGCGGGCGAAGCTGCGGCAGCTGATCAAGAACGGGGAAAATCTCATCGCCGTCATTCCGGGGCACCGCAGGCGAACCCGTAAGGACGCTTGA
- a CDS encoding DUF1775 domain-containing protein, with amino-acid sequence MTTSRIGALVAALMLSTPAFAHVTFEDGQTAPNSTYKAVLRIPHGCDGKATLKVRVRIPEGIIAVKPMPKPGWKLETAKGSYVKAYQLSGEAVTEGVTDIVWTGSLDDAYYDEFVFQARFTDAFQPGATVYFPVVQECDGATAEWTQVPAAGEDPHSLKSPAPGVRIAGTATAPQAVKAGTLSLEQAWSRATPGGAKVGGGYVSITNTGAAPDRLIGGSFPLASKVEVHEMRLDGDVMRMKPVEGGLEIKPGATVELKPGGLHLMFMDLKEPLKEGQTVKGTLVFEKAGPVEVEYAVRGMGGGAAPAEHKH; translated from the coding sequence ATGACTACGTCACGCATTGGCGCGCTTGTCGCCGCCCTCATGCTGTCCACGCCCGCCTTCGCCCATGTCACCTTCGAAGACGGCCAGACGGCGCCGAACTCCACCTACAAGGCGGTCCTGCGCATTCCCCATGGTTGCGACGGCAAGGCCACCCTCAAGGTCCGCGTCCGCATCCCGGAAGGCATCATCGCGGTCAAGCCCATGCCCAAGCCCGGCTGGAAGCTGGAGACCGCCAAGGGCTCCTACGTGAAGGCCTATCAGCTCTCCGGCGAGGCCGTCACGGAAGGCGTCACCGACATCGTCTGGACGGGCTCCCTCGACGATGCCTATTACGACGAGTTCGTGTTCCAGGCCCGCTTCACCGATGCCTTCCAGCCCGGCGCGACGGTCTATTTCCCCGTCGTGCAGGAATGCGACGGCGCAACCGCGGAATGGACCCAGGTGCCGGCTGCGGGCGAGGATCCGCACAGCCTGAAATCGCCAGCGCCCGGCGTGCGGATCGCCGGAACCGCCACAGCCCCGCAGGCCGTGAAGGCCGGTACGCTCAGTCTCGAACAGGCCTGGTCGCGGGCGACCCCGGGCGGCGCCAAGGTCGGCGGCGGCTATGTGAGCATCACCAACACGGGTGCTGCGCCCGACCGGCTGATCGGCGGCTCGTTCCCGCTCGCCTCCAAGGTCGAGGTGCACGAGATGCGTCTCGACGGCGACGTGATGCGCATGAAGCCGGTCGAGGGTGGGCTCGAGATCAAGCCCGGCGCCACGGTCGAATTGAAGCCGGGTGGACTCCATCTCATGTTCATGGACCTGAAGGAGCCGCTGAAGGAAGGGCAGACCGTCAAGGGCACGCTCGTCTTCGAGAAGGCCGGTCCCGTCGAGGTGGAATACGCGGTGCGCGGCATGGGCGGCGGGGCCGCGCCGGCCGAGCACAAGCACTAG
- a CDS encoding P-II family nitrogen regulator produces MKIVMAVIKPFKLEEVRDALTALGVHGLTVTEVKGYGRQKGHTEIYRGAEYAVSFLPKLKIEVAVASEMVNQVIDAITAAARTGQIGDGKIFVTSLEKAVRIRTGETDIDAL; encoded by the coding sequence ATGAAAATCGTGATGGCGGTCATCAAGCCGTTCAAGCTGGAGGAGGTGCGCGACGCGCTCACCGCTCTCGGCGTGCACGGCCTCACCGTGACCGAGGTGAAGGGATACGGACGGCAGAAGGGGCATACAGAGATCTATCGCGGCGCCGAATATGCCGTGAGCTTCCTGCCAAAGCTGAAGATCGAGGTGGCCGTGGCGAGCGAGATGGTGAACCAGGTGATCGACGCGATCACGGCAGCCGCGCGCACGGGCCAGATCGGCGACGGAAAGATCTTCGTCACCTCGCTCGAGAAGGCGGTCCGCATCCGCACGGGCGAAACCGACATCGACGCTCTCTGA
- a CDS encoding response regulator transcription factor: MSNASRLLVVDDDQDLRDTLAEQLGFYDEFQVATAETATGAIEAVKGDRIDLAIMDVGLPDMDGREAVKVMRQNGFRSPIIMLTAQGSDADTVMGLEAGANDYVVKPFKFAVLLARIRAQLRQYEASEDAVFQIGPYIFRPGSKLLTTDKGSKLKLTEKETAILRYLYRAGQAVVGRDTLLTEVWGYNSNVTTHTLETHIYRLRQKIEADPSNASILVTEPGGYKLIP; this comes from the coding sequence ATGTCGAATGCCAGCCGCCTCCTCGTCGTCGACGACGATCAGGACCTGCGCGACACCCTAGCCGAACAGCTCGGATTCTATGACGAGTTCCAGGTTGCGACCGCCGAGACGGCCACGGGCGCCATCGAGGCGGTGAAGGGGGACCGGATCGATCTCGCCATCATGGATGTGGGTCTGCCCGACATGGACGGGCGCGAGGCGGTCAAGGTCATGCGCCAGAACGGCTTCCGCAGCCCGATCATCATGCTGACGGCCCAAGGCTCGGATGCCGATACTGTGATGGGCCTGGAGGCCGGCGCCAACGATTACGTGGTCAAGCCGTTCAAGTTCGCCGTGCTGCTCGCCCGCATCCGGGCGCAGCTGCGCCAATACGAGGCGAGCGAGGACGCGGTGTTCCAGATCGGTCCCTACATCTTCCGTCCCGGTTCGAAGCTGCTCACCACCGACAAGGGCTCCAAGCTCAAGCTGACGGAAAAGGAGACGGCGATCCTGCGCTATCTCTACCGCGCCGGTCAGGCGGTGGTCGGGCGCGACACCCTGCTCACCGAGGTCTGGGGCTACAATTCCAACGTGACCACCCATACCCTCGAGACGCATATCTACCGCCTGCGCCAGAAGATCGAGGCCGATCCCTCCAATGCGAGCATCCTGGTCACCGAGCCCGGCGGCTACAAGCTGATCCCCTGA
- the tesB gene encoding acyl-CoA thioesterase II: MSRAVSDLLSILDLEPLEVNLFRGQSPKSGWQRVFGGQVIGQSLVAATRTVEGRHPHSLHGYFMLPGDPKVPIIYEVDRIRDGKSFTTRRVLAIQHGQAIFSMSASFQREEEGFEHQAEMPKVPGPDELPSEEDVKGRLLLQMPEPMRTYYERERPLEIRPVEINRYTSRDPGEPRFHVWIKTLGRLPDDPAIHQSVLAYASDMTLLDTSLFPHGRTVFDPNIQPASLDHAMWFHRPFRADEWLLYAQDTPSAGGARGFSRGLIFKQDGTLVASVAQEGLIRERRT, encoded by the coding sequence ATGTCCCGTGCTGTCTCCGATCTCCTCTCCATCCTCGATCTCGAACCGCTCGAGGTGAACCTGTTTCGCGGCCAGAGCCCGAAGAGCGGCTGGCAACGCGTGTTTGGCGGGCAGGTGATCGGGCAGTCTCTGGTGGCTGCGACCCGCACGGTCGAGGGGCGCCATCCCCATTCGCTTCATGGTTATTTCATGCTGCCGGGCGATCCCAAGGTTCCGATCATCTACGAGGTGGACCGCATCCGCGATGGCAAGAGCTTCACCACCCGCCGGGTCCTGGCGATCCAGCATGGGCAGGCGATCTTCTCCATGTCGGCCTCGTTCCAGCGCGAGGAGGAGGGTTTCGAACATCAGGCCGAAATGCCGAAGGTACCGGGCCCCGACGAACTCCCGAGCGAGGAGGACGTGAAGGGCCGGCTCCTCCTGCAGATGCCCGAGCCGATGCGCACCTATTACGAGCGCGAGCGTCCGCTCGAGATTCGTCCCGTGGAGATCAACCGCTACACCTCCCGCGATCCGGGCGAGCCGCGCTTCCATGTCTGGATCAAGACCCTCGGCCGCCTGCCCGACGATCCGGCCATTCACCAAAGCGTCCTGGCCTATGCCTCCGACATGACGCTCCTCGACACGTCCCTCTTCCCCCATGGCCGGACGGTGTTCGATCCGAATATCCAGCCTGCGAGCCTGGATCACGCCATGTGGTTCCACCGGCCGTTCCGGGCCGACGAGTGGTTGCTGTATGCGCAGGATACCCCGAGCGCCGGCGGCGCCCGCGGCTTCTCGCGCGGGCTCATTTTTAAGCAGGACGGCACGCTCGTGGCCTCGGTCGCCCAGGAAGGCCTCATCCGCGAGCGCCGGACCTGA
- a CDS encoding cyclic nucleotide-binding domain-containing protein has product MALDDDIAVLSQAPLFNLLGRDALRLVAFASESRTYREGDVLFRKGDRSDGGYVVSRGAIALDAGESGSSEAFVAGPGALIGQAALFARIERRATATARESSAIIRVTPSLMRRVLEEFPDAAAAIQDAMADELALLTEGLERVRQQLIAIDGEEFPAKKPDEDKA; this is encoded by the coding sequence ATGGCGCTCGACGACGATATCGCGGTTTTGAGCCAGGCTCCGCTGTTCAACCTGCTCGGGCGGGATGCCCTGCGCTTGGTCGCCTTCGCGTCCGAGAGCCGGACCTATCGCGAGGGCGACGTGCTGTTCCGCAAGGGAGACCGCTCGGACGGCGGCTATGTGGTGAGCCGCGGCGCCATCGCGCTCGACGCCGGCGAGAGTGGTTCGTCCGAAGCCTTCGTGGCCGGTCCGGGGGCGCTCATCGGGCAGGCGGCCTTGTTCGCCCGCATCGAGCGCCGCGCCACCGCCACCGCCCGCGAATCTTCGGCTATCATCCGGGTGACGCCGAGCCTCATGCGTCGGGTGCTGGAGGAGTTCCCGGATGCCGCCGCGGCCATCCAGGACGCCATGGCGGACGAACTGGCCCTCCTCACGGAAGGTCTGGAGCGGGTCCGCCAGCAGCTCATCGCCATAGACGGCGAGGAGTTTCCGGCCAAGAAGCCGGATGAAGACAAGGCCTAA
- the xth gene encoding exodeoxyribonuclease III: protein MQLTVSTWNINSVRLRLDQVGRFLKERRPDILCLQETKCPNDKLPLKDLQAFGYPFVVHMGQKGYNGVAILSRYPFSETSVMEMCGRQDARHITVTLSREAKGAAGLTIHNFYVPAGGDIPDPELNEKFRHKLDFMAEMRSWGSRAKPTAGPAILVGDLNVAPLEHDVWSHKQLLDVVSHTPVETQALEELRQEAEWIDAMRVLRPEPEKIYSWWSYRSPDWAAADKGRRLDHIWLSKGMKDTLRSIDVTRDARGWERPSDHAPVTAVLEL from the coding sequence GTGCAACTGACCGTCTCGACCTGGAACATCAATTCCGTTCGCCTGCGCCTCGATCAGGTGGGCCGCTTCCTGAAGGAGCGCCGCCCGGACATCCTGTGCCTGCAGGAGACCAAGTGCCCGAACGACAAGCTGCCGCTCAAGGATCTGCAGGCCTTCGGCTATCCTTTCGTGGTCCATATGGGCCAGAAGGGCTATAACGGCGTCGCCATCCTGTCCCGCTACCCGTTCTCCGAGACGAGCGTGATGGAGATGTGCGGCCGGCAGGACGCCCGCCACATCACCGTGACCCTGAGCCGCGAGGCCAAGGGGGCGGCGGGGCTCACGATCCATAACTTCTATGTCCCGGCGGGCGGCGACATCCCCGACCCGGAGCTCAACGAGAAATTCAGGCACAAGCTCGACTTCATGGCCGAGATGCGCTCCTGGGGCAGCCGCGCGAAGCCGACCGCGGGCCCGGCGATCCTGGTGGGCGACCTCAACGTGGCGCCCCTCGAACACGATGTCTGGAGCCACAAGCAGCTCCTCGACGTGGTGAGCCACACCCCGGTCGAAACACAGGCCCTGGAGGAGCTGCGCCAGGAGGCGGAGTGGATCGACGCCATGCGCGTCCTGCGCCCGGAACCTGAAAAGATCTATTCCTGGTGGAGCTACCGTTCGCCCGACTGGGCCGCCGCCGACAAGGGCCGCCGGCTCGACCATATCTGGCTGTCGAAGGGCATGAAGGACACGCTGCGCTCCATCGACGTCACCCGCGACGCCCGCGGCTGGGAGCGCCCCTCGGACCACGCGCCGGTGACGGCGGTGCTGGAGCTTTAG
- a CDS encoding ammonium transporter, with the protein MKFRPLLLPALGALASSLAALDPALAQDAAATAPTVDKGDTAWMLVSTILVILMTIPGLALFYGGLVRTKNMLSVLMQVFSVFSLVAILWVFYGYSLAFTSGGEGIGAFIGGFSKAFLAGINGASTADTFTKGVAIPEFTFIAFQLTFAAITPALIVGAFAERIKFSAVMIFTGLWLTFVYLPIAHMVWFSEGYLFGLGALDFAGGTVVHINSGVAGLVGALMIGKRIGYGRDLLAPHSLTLTFVGACLLWVGWFGFNAGSNLEATGGAALALINTILAPAAAGLAWMTVEALGKGKASLLGIASGAVAGLVAITPAAGLSGPMGSIVLGLVAGAVCYFAVTGVKNALGYDDALDVFGIHGVGGIIGAIGTGIVAAPSLGGTGVGEYSIGGQVWTQIIAVAITLVWTGIGSVVLYKITDLIVGLRVTQDQEREGLDLADHGERAYNY; encoded by the coding sequence ATGAAGTTCCGTCCTCTCCTCCTGCCGGCGCTCGGCGCGCTGGCTTCGAGCCTCGCGGCGCTCGACCCTGCCCTGGCGCAAGACGCCGCTGCTACGGCTCCCACGGTCGACAAGGGTGACACCGCCTGGATGCTCGTCTCGACGATCCTCGTCATCCTCATGACGATTCCGGGCCTTGCCCTGTTCTACGGCGGCCTCGTGCGCACCAAGAACATGCTGTCCGTGCTGATGCAGGTCTTCTCCGTGTTCAGCCTGGTGGCCATCCTGTGGGTGTTCTACGGCTACTCGCTCGCCTTCACGTCCGGCGGCGAGGGCATCGGCGCCTTCATCGGCGGCTTTTCCAAAGCGTTCCTCGCCGGCATCAACGGGGCTTCCACGGCCGACACCTTCACCAAGGGCGTGGCGATTCCGGAATTCACCTTCATCGCGTTCCAGCTGACCTTCGCGGCCATCACCCCTGCCCTGATCGTCGGCGCCTTCGCCGAGCGCATCAAGTTCTCAGCCGTGATGATCTTCACCGGCCTGTGGCTGACCTTCGTGTATCTCCCGATCGCCCACATGGTGTGGTTCTCGGAAGGCTATCTCTTCGGCCTCGGCGCCCTCGACTTCGCGGGCGGCACGGTCGTTCACATTAATTCCGGCGTCGCCGGCCTCGTCGGCGCCCTCATGATCGGCAAGCGCATCGGCTACGGCCGCGACCTGCTCGCTCCGCATTCGCTGACGCTCACCTTCGTCGGCGCCTGCCTTCTGTGGGTCGGCTGGTTCGGCTTCAACGCCGGTTCCAACCTCGAGGCCACGGGAGGTGCCGCCCTCGCGCTCATCAACACCATCCTGGCTCCGGCCGCCGCCGGCCTCGCTTGGATGACTGTGGAAGCCCTCGGCAAGGGCAAGGCCTCGCTGCTGGGCATCGCCTCGGGCGCGGTCGCCGGCCTCGTGGCCATCACGCCGGCCGCCGGACTCTCCGGTCCCATGGGCTCCATCGTGCTCGGCCTCGTGGCCGGCGCGGTCTGCTATTTCGCCGTCACCGGCGTGAAGAACGCGCTCGGCTATGACGACGCCCTCGACGTCTTCGGCATCCACGGCGTCGGCGGCATCATCGGGGCTATCGGCACCGGTATCGTGGCGGCTCCGTCGCTCGGTGGCACCGGCGTCGGCGAGTACTCGATCGGCGGCCAGGTCTGGACCCAGATCATCGCCGTGGCGATCACCCTGGTCTGGACCGGCATCGGCTCCGTGGTGCTCTACAAGATCACCGACCTGATCGTCGGCCTGCGCGTCACGCAGGACCAGGAGCGCGAAGGCCTCGACCTCGCGGACCACGGCGAGCGCGCCTACAATTATTGA